In the genome of Drosophila kikkawai strain 14028-0561.14 chromosome 2R, DkikHiC1v2, whole genome shotgun sequence, the window CAAAAATTCCGCGcggaacaacaagaaaaagaattgCCAACGCAATCTTTAAATAAAGCTTCTAAGCCCAACGTATATGACGTCATAAACAATGATGAAGTACGTAAAGTAGTGACCTTGCATATAAAAGATATGTTGTGTTTATTCAAACATGGCAAGAAAATTATTGCAAGATATGAAGTTAGCGATCTATATACTAATGGAGTTATCGACTTAGGTCAATTTTTCCAAAGGCTTGAAATGCAAGCCGGTATACATAGTATCAGCCAACTCAAAGTGGCACCgtgggaaaatatctttgataACATATCAATAGATAATTTCAAACTAATGGGCAATAAGATACTGAAAACATtaagagtagcgctactcaaccCGGTGACCCAAGTATCAAAAGATACAGAGAAAGAAGCAATTTTGTCTACGCTACATGATGATCCAATACAAGGAGGTCACACAGGCATCACAaaaaccttggccaaggtccagagacactactactggaaaaatatgtccaaagaCATAAAAGAGTACATAAGAAAATGTCCGAAATGCCAGAAAGCTAAAATAACAAAGCACACGAAGACCCCTTTTACAATAACAGAAACACCAGCACATGCATTTGACAGAGTAATAGTGGACACCATCGGACCACTACCAAAATCTGAAAATGGTAACGAGTATGCAGTCACATTAATATGTGATCTAACGAAATATCTAGTTGCAATACCtattccaaataaaaatgctaataCTGTAGCCAAAGCAATATTTGAATCTTTTATTCTGAAGTACGGTCCAATGAAGACGTTCATTACGGACATGGGAACAGAgtataaaaattcaatcatagacgatctgtgcaaatatttgaaaatcaaaaatattacatcGACAGCACACCATCACCAGACAGTTGGAACAGTAGAAAGAAGCCACAGAACCTTTAATGAGTATATACGATCCTACATATCGGTTGATAAAACTGATTGGGACGTATGGCTTCAATATTTTGTCTTTTGTTTCAACACGACCCCCTCTATGGCACATACATATTGTCCATATGAGTTAGTGTTCGGTAAAACAAGTAATTTACCGAAACACTTCAATAGCATAGATAGCATAGAACCACTTTATAATATAGACGACTATGCTAAGGAATCTAAGTATAGATTGGAACTAGCTTATAAAAGAGCTAGAGTTATGTTAGAAGCAAATAAGAATAGGAATAAATTACTATACGACCATAGGGTAaatgatatagatatatcagtAGGCGACCAAGTATtgttaaaaaacgaaacaggTCATAAGTTAGATGTTAAATACACCGGTCCTTACGTTGTAACGGAAATAGGTGATAGGGATAATATAGTCATAGCCAATGATAAACATAAGACACAAACAGTTCATAAGGATaggttaaaaatctttatttcataattcaCATTTAGTATGGCcatacatatgcataaatACACACCcatacatatgcataaatACACACCCATACATATTCATAAATACACACCCATACCTACACATTAATACACTTAcacaatacacaaaaaaaaaaaaaaacaaaatcaaacaaaactaaaaacacaaaaaaaaaaaaaaaaaaaaatagcaaaaacaattaaaagtgtattaattataaaccttagtataaaataacttcactatgttacgttatttttcaaaaggagggagatgtagtatgcacacatattgaatacgcactgtacccagagtacttaaagagtgcgcactgtaatactttgttgcagtgtttacatatttcaatgTCTCGGTCATAAACCATaagtggccgaaatatgaaccgatcgtTATGGTTTAGCCCGCACACAGAAAGTGCTAGCGTCGGCATATTCATAGCGAACGGACTGCACACGCATACCCCCCTCGCGCTTCCACTTGAGAATGCATAACCAGGGTACATAAGTACTTTCCTTtatatataagaatatatatacgcagccgtctctctgccgccgcctgcgagcagcgcTGCTACGAGActtagtttaaattataacttaaggaatattGTAAGAATCAGAAACCTTTTGAGAGTTGGAGCGGCACCTTAGCTGCTCCTACCAACcaaaccaataaataaaatataaactgaaAACTCAAATAAAAGTCTTATACATTTTCGGAACGATCAGGATCAACATATTTcaatttacaagccgactacgatacagtcgcatcgcccgaacagggtattcacaagccgaccacgagacagtcgcatcacccgaacagggtactcaCAAGCCGATCACCGACGATCGCATCACCGATACAGGGTATCGCCACGCCGACGAtcagcagtcgcatcgcccgagcagggtaaccacaagtcgacccactggaccctagtcgcagcgtcgcatcacccaccaccgggtatcatcgtcagccagccggctgagCACCATCGAAGACCGGGACACGGATCTACCCGCAACCAGGGTATCAAAAAGACATccccacagcagcaaccacactgtattctttccacaggtttcactatatatcttgatcaataaagcttgtattaaaattacctctctcctcttgcctatttactgattattgggacacgagggactcggacactacaaattttctgtacgaaccccgactccggcgagctaggccgagcaccccaaaagagggtcgttACAGTGGCGCCCAACGTCCTGAAAACCTCGTAGTCCTTaataacaaagtaaaaaacCATGGCAACAGAGAAGTTAACCCGCGGATGGGTAACAAGTCTAAACAAGACCCAGCTGGAAGAATACATAGGGAGTTTGGAATGGAACCAGAGCTGATAGTGGAAGACCTACGACGCCAGCTATCAGACTTCATAAAAAACGGAGACCACGACGAGGGAAGAGTCAACAGGCTGAGAGAATTAAGCCAGCGACATGCAAAGAACAGACAAAGCCCCGTAGTGGAGGTAAACTGGGAAGTAATCACAGCAATGCTACAGgcggaaaaagaaaagaaaccaaCAAACAACGCGGACACAGAAAGAGACTTGGACGAAGCAAGCTCCGAAAGGACTCAAGAAGGCTCGACAAAGCCAGAACACAAAAGGAACGGCCAATCGGAACGCGCGTCAGCCATAAATACCATCCGAGGATGGGGCGAAACATTCGACGGGTCAGGAGACGCGTTAGAGTTCATAACACGGTTGGAAGAGATGGCAGCGGCCTACGATATAGGGCTAGAAAACATTACAGCAGCAGCGGTAGTAATACTGAAAGGTGCAGCCCTAGACTGGTGGCGGACAAACCCAGAGAAGATTCACGATTGGGCAACGTTCAAGGCACAGGTTACGCGGAATTACGTACCGGCGGACTATAGGGAACGAGCAATGGAGCGGATAACGAGACGTCAGCAGTACGCACAGGAACCCGCAAAAGACTACGTACGGGAACTAGAATGGACATATAGGAACAGCACCGTGGAATTCAAGAGATATGCCAAACGTAGTGAAGTACAGTCGCTACAGGACTACCTAAGACTAACGGAGGAATTCGAAGCCTTAGGAACACAATACCCACAGCAGACACAAGCAAGAACGGCAGGAATACCCAACGTAAACAACCTGTGCCGACGATGCAAACAACCAGGGCATATGGCGCATCGGTGTAACAACCCGGCGAGACTGTTCTGCTGGATATGTGGAAGGGACAACACAAGAACAATCGACTGCTGCAGAAGATACGAGGGAAACGAAAGAGGCGCTGGGAGACAGGTGGGACACCCAGTGCCAACCCAGACATACCACCAGAGACGATGATCAGGTTTGACGGCCGGAAGATCATCGCCCAAGTCAAGGTGGCAGGCGTGCAGGTCGAAGGAATAGTCGACACAGGCGCAACGAGAAGTTTCATAAGCGAAAAACTAGCGGACAAACTCCGACAGTATGGCGAAGTCCAACCAACAGACGAGGTAATAAATCTAGCGGATGGAACTACAACGACGGCCACAGAAGAACTACGTCTAAAGATCGAACTAGGGGAAAGCAAAGCAGAAATAACGCTACTAATTCTGGACGACGTTATCGGAGGTATACTACTAGGGGTAGACTTCTTGGCACAGTGTGATACGACACTGCGGTGCGGAGGATTAACCACTCAGCTCAAGCCACAGACTGGAAAACGGCAGAAACACCAGAAAGTAGGAATAGCGGCAGCAGAACCGACAGAGACAGAAGTCGAGGAATTCCTAAAAAGGCAGCTTAAGCTGATGGGTGAAATCCACGGGACAAGTCACATTGCAAATCACAAGATATACATGAAACACGACAGACCACTTAAGCAAAGGTACTATCCGAAAAACCCGGCAATGCAGAAGATAATTCACGACCTAGTTGAGGAACTCCTACAACAAGACCTGATCGAACCCTCGCACTCAGCCTATAGCTCACCAGTAGTGctcgttaaaaaaaagaacaaccaGTGGAGGCTATGTATTGACTACCGGCAGTTGAACACGCACTCGGAACGAGATGCATACCCGGTACCACGGATGGACCGCATCCTTAACCAACTGAGAGAAGCAAAGTACATCAGCACACTGGACTTAAAGAACGGCTAGTGGCAAATACCCATGGAAGAGAACAGCAAACAGTACACGGCATTTACAGTACCTGGACGAGGATTATTCCAATGGAAGGTCATGCCATTCGGTCTGCACACCGCACCAGCAACGTTCCAAAGGGCACTGGATTCAGTGATAGGCCCGGAGATGGAACCATTCGCGTTCGCCTACCTCGACGACATTGTAGTAATCGGCAGAACAAAGAGAGAACACCTGGAGAAGCTCCATGAGGTACTGGCAAGGCTACGGAAAGCGAACTTACGAATCAACCCGGAAAAATGCCAGTTCTTCCAGGACAAGTTGAAGTACCTAGGACACGTAGTAAGCGCGAGGGGGATACACATAGACCCCGACAAAATAGCCGCAATCAAGGATCTGCCCGAGCCGACAACGACAAAGCAAGTCCACAGCTTCCTGGGAGTCGCCTCATGGTACAGAAGATTCGTGCCCAGATTCACAGAAATCGCAAAGCCGTTGTTTGAGTTGATAAAGAAGAACGCGAAGTTCGAGTGGACAGAAGAACACGGGAGAGCAACAGAAGAACTTAAAAAGGCACTGACAGAAGCACCCGTACTCGCATGCCCAGATTTCACAAAGACATTCATACTGCAAACAGATGCAAGCAACTGCGGCTTAGGGGCAGTACTCACACaagaagacgacgacggagAACACGTCATCTCATATGCGAGCCGCAAACTGAGGAAAGAAGAAATGAACTActcagcaacagaaaaagaatgCCTCGCGATACACTGGGGTATACACAAGATGAGGATGTACCTGGAAGGATACCACTTCGTGGTAATAACGGATCACCTGGCATTAAAGTGGCTGAACTCCATAGAGAGTCCGTCAGGACGGGGGGCGAGATGGGCACTGGCATTACAACCATACTCGTTCGAGGTACGATATCGGAAGGGTAAACTCAATGTAGTAGCCGATACACTGTCAAGACAACCTACCGAAGAGGCCCAAAGTGCCGAGATAGCGGAGGACAAATGGATTAGAGAAAAACTAATAGACATTGAGAAGAATCCAAGTCGGTGGCCAGACTACTGTGTCGAAAACAACAGGTTATATAGGCACCTACCGTCATGGGCAGCAGACGAAGACATACAACCTTGGAAACTCTGCGTGGGCAAACACCAACGAGCGAGAGTATTGGAAGAAAACCACAAAACAGCAACGGCAGGACACCTGGGAGTAAGGAGGACCAAGCACAGGATTGCTACGCGATACTACTGGCCAGGAATGCATCGGGAAGTCAAGAATTATATCGACCGATGCACGACATGTCAACAGTACAAGGTGTCACAACAGCAGGCGTCCGGAAGAATGCTCACACGGATAGCGGAGGCACCGGGCGAAACACTATGCGTCGATTTCGTGGGCCCATTACCTAGATCAAGTCACGGCAACAATATGCTACTAGTATTCATTGACAAGTTCTCAAAATGGGTAGAGCTGACAGCAATACGGAAAGCGACCACAGACGCAGTCCTCAAAACGTTCCGAGAGAAAATACTGGCACGCACCGGGGCTCCAAAGGTGTTAATCTCAGATAACGGAGTGCAGTTCACAAGCCACAAATTCAGAATGCAGATGTCAAAGTGGGGAGTACACCAGCAATTCACAGCTCCATATACACCGCAAGAAAACCCGACAGAACGTGCGAACCGAACAATAAAAACCATGATCGCACAGTTCGCGGGAGAAAGGCACGACCGATGGGACGATGTACTACCGGAGCTGACACTAGCATTTAACAGCAGCCGGTCGGAGTCAACTGGATACAGCCCGGCATACCTCACATACGGGAGAGAACCGAGGCTGGCGGGAAGTCTGTTCGATGAAGCGACAAAAGGCTCAGCGATAAACGAGGAGACCATGGAAGAAAGAATAGCACGAATCAAGGAAACATGTGAGCTAGCAAGAAAGAACATGGAAAGAGCAGCGCAGGACCAAGCCAGAACATATAACCTGAGGAAACGCGAATGGAAGCCGAAAAAGGGGGACATGGTGTGGGTTCGACAACACCCACTGTCAAAAGCTTACGACAAGTTTTCAGCCAAGCTCGCACCGAAGTTTGAGGGTCCATTCAGGGTCATAAAACTAGAGTCACCAGTAATAGCGGTAGTAAAAGAGGTAGGGTCGGGCAAGACACAAAGAGCATATGTAAATAACATGAAGAAATACTTAGGAGAACAGGGAATAGCACTCGACAACACCGAACCTAATAACACAAATACACTCACACAGGAACACTAGCACAATGGTCAAATTCAATAACGGGTCAACCCAGCTAGATTGGCAGGAGAAGTCATCAGAACCACCTCGAAAATTTAAACTGGCAAAGGAGGGGGGAGTgcgacgacccacgtcgcaacaacaaatataatccataagtagaattaagctttcaaataagattaagaatagtagtggcaacgccggccaaggaatagcgcgtccagccctgaacagctgacgataatcgaatggatacgatcgatctggcaacgccctgCCTATCGGATATCGGGgaattatcgattatcgatcgggggagaacagctgtcgaccggctatataaagcgacgCACCGGCCAGTGCAACTTCACTTTTGCAGAGCAGCCGAGCAGTCAACTGGTGAGTTAACAAGTAGTACTAATCCTAGCTTTAGCAGTAGAATAAGGTTTGGCCCTGGCGGCGGACCTTAATAGAAAAGAAGGTAGGAAAGGTGAAGGTAGCGTTAGGTCTAGATCTGGCcccctgcaggcggatctaacgaagtagctgggaggagcggagtttggccctagttggcggacttcgcacagatagtcagccgtgggacgaggtcgggcccttgcatggcagatctcgcggaaacagggtatcgagcgcggtccgtatgacctcgccgtacaggtagtatagacttggggttctgacctggcccttggatggcagatcaggaataggggagggcgtcgaatgaggttcgccacattcgccaagcaagcataggaggggagaagatctggcccttgccggcggatcttgatagctacagggtagcagaaaggcgttagggacggtgcgagcttaggcaCAACGATCGCTCACCTCGAGTgacgtcacccggacccacctaccgtgaccacgacagcggccagccgcaacggtcacgcaccctagtcgcgtcgcccgaacagggtatttacaagccgactacgatacagttgcatcgcccgaacagggtatttacacgccgactacgatacagtcgcatcgcccgaacagggtatttacaagccgactacgatacagtcgcatcgcccgaacagggtattcacaagccgaccacgagacagtcgcgtcgcccgaacagggtatttacaagccgactacgatacagtcgcatcgcccgaacagggtatttacaagccgactacgatacagtcgcatcgcccgaacagggtattcacaagccgaccacgagacagtcgcatcacccgaacagggtactcaCAAGCCGATCACCGACGATCGCATCACCGATACAGGGTATCGCCACGCCGACGAtcagcagtcgcatcgcccgagcagggtaaccacaagtcgacccactggaccctagtcgcagcgtcgcatcacccaccaccgggtatcatcgtcagccagccggctgagCACCATCGAAGACCGGGACACGGATCTACCCGCAACCAGGGTATCAAAAAGACATccccacagcagcaaccacactgtattctttccacaggtttcactatatatcttgatcaataaagcttgtattaaaattacctctctcctcttgcctatttactgattattgggacacgagggactcggacactacaaattttctgtacgaaccccgactccggcgagctaggccgagcaccccaaaagagggtcgttACAACGGACTGTCCGCCCAGGGCGCTCTCCGACGTCGTGCTCGGCGGCGTGGCGTCGCTGGTGGTGGATTGTCGGCTGGTCGTGGTTTGTCGGCCGCTGGTGTGTTGTCGGCTGGTGACTGGGCCATCTGCGGGATGCCGAGCTCCTCGCTCAGATCCTCCGCCCTCCGGCGCGCCTCCTGTGCGGCCAGCTCCGCAATTGTGGGCAGGCGTGGTCGAGGGTCGCGGCTGGGGGTCACCGCGGCGCATCGGGTGGTGTGAGGACCGGCGTAAAGACCCGGGCCAAATATCTCCTCGTACGAGGGCGAAGGAGGTCGGCTGCGACTGGTAGTGGCTGGAGCCCAGCTTTGTAGCGGCGAAGGTCCAGCGTGCGTGGTGCTGGGTGGAGTCCAGCATGGGGGCGGCGATCGCGGGGCGTTGGACCAGCCACTGTCCTGGCTAGtctcgtcctcgtcggccgAGATTGTCGATGCCGACCCGTCATCGGCGGGTCCGGTGGATGATGGTCGCGAGGCGTCTGACGGGCTGCCATCCCGGCtggcctcgtcctcgtcggccgAGATGGTTGACGCTGTGTTGTTGCCGGTGTCCCCCCAATCGAAGAGGCCCTCCGGTATTTCCCCGAAGCACTCGATCAGGGCGGCTTCCACTTCGCCCATGTATGACGGAGTCCGGCGGGTGCTGGGGTGAGGCGGTGTGGTGCGTCTCCTCCGGATGTCGCGACTGTCCTCCGCGGTGGGGTCGTACAGGACGGTCGCGTCGCTATCGTCGTCACCATCGGCGGTTGGGTCGTAGCGCCGAGGTGTGCGGTTGTCACGGCTCTCGTCGTCGGAGACGGGGTCGTACCTTGCGCCTAGAGGGCCGAGAGCGCCTGTTGCCGGCGGCTCCGCGTGCGGTGGGCTGTTGAAGAGGTCGCCCAGTGTGTCCTCTACCAGGCGGTCGAAGTTGACCCAATCGTCCGACAGGGAGACGGCCTGGTTCCAGGCGTCTTCGGCGTCGACGGCGGGTGTGGGGTCTCCGGATGGAGCTTCGCGTCGTTGGGGCGGCGTGAGGTTGACCCGCAGGGGTCCGAAGCGGTGGTCTGGTggcacctcctcctcgtcattgCCGTTAGGAAAGGCAACTTCCGGAGAGGGTGGCTGCGGCCCTATGTGGCCGGCGCGCAGGGGTGCCTGAAGCGGCATGCCCCTTAAGGGTGCTGGGTGGGGTCCAGCGTCGTCGTGCTGGTgggcctcctcctcgtcatcgtcgcGGGGGACGACTTCCAGAGGGGCCCGTCGGGGCCCAATGAGGCCGGCGAGCAGGGGTACCAGGGGTGGCACTCCCCTCGAAGATGATGGCCGTGCGGCGTGGTCATCCGTGTTCACCCcctcctcgtcatcgccaCGGTGGTGGGCGACTTCCAGAGAGAGTGCTCGTGGCCCGCTGGGGCTGGTGTGCAGAGGCGCCAATGGTGGCATCCTCTCGGTAGAGGGCCGACGGGGCCCGGCGTGGTTGCCGAAGTTCGCCTCCTCTATGTTGTCGGCGTCGATGGTGACGTCGACGGGTAGAGCCCGTGGTCGAAAGGGGCCGGCGAGAATGCCGCCGGGACGCGGCTGGCTTGGTCCGGCGCCCTGGAGCGCCTGTAGGAGCTCGTCAACCGCGCAGTACATCCACGTGGTGTCCTGTTGCGCCGGGGCGGGAGTCGGCGGATGGTCCTGTCCGTCCATACTTTTGGCTGGCGTCGGTGTTGGCGTAAACCTAGGGAGCGTGTGGCTCGTCGTGCCTTGTGGCGGGCTGAAGGTGGTTGCTGTAAGGACAGATGAGATGTGTATTAGTGTGTTGCCCTGGGCCCTACCTAATGGAGTGGGCTAGGGTTGGATACGGCTACGGCTTTTGGAAAGAGGCGCATGTTCACCCCCCTTAGGGGTTCGGGACgttggacaggcgcgcctgtcaacAAGTGGCCCCTGTGAAACATAGTCATCTCCCCTACATGGGTGTTCGTCGCTAGTGTTGGCGGCGCGGGATGGGTCCCTTGTGCCGTGCGGTCTTGGCTGCTGGCTGTGTGCCCAGAGTGGTGTCGTCAGCGTCTTCGATCGTGGTGTCTTCGGCGTCGGTGTCTTCCCGGTGGGTTCCGGCTTCGGTGTCTGCCTCATCCTCGTGGTGGTACGGCTTCAGCTGGTTCAGACTGGCGGTCCGCCGGCGTCGGCTTCCTGGCATGTGCAGTTGCACGATGTTCGGCGATGGGAACTTTGCTACCCGGAAGGGTCCTTCGTATTTCGCAGCTAGCTTTGCGGCAAAGCCCTCGGCTGCGTTGGATAAGGCGTGTCGGCGTACCAGTACCATGGATCCAACTGGTGGTCTCCATGTCCTCCGGCGCAGGTTGTAGTGCCGGCTctgctcggcggcggcgcgaTCAGCGTTGTTTCGGACGACGTCGAAGATGTTCCGGAGTTGCTCGCTTCGCTCGGTCGGGGTAATCTCAGGGGTGCCTCGTCCGGGGGTAACTTCGTCGTACAGCGTCTTCGGGAGTCGCGGTTCTCGGCCTTGTACCAAGAATGCAGGGCTGAATCCGGTAGTGTCCGAGACACTACTATTGATGGCTAGTGATATTTCCGGCAGGAGTTGATCCCATTCGTTCTGCTGGCCTCCATCCAAATATTGGGCGATCATCGTCTTGATCGTTCGATTTGCCCTTGCCGTGGGATTCTGCCTCGGAGTGTAGGGCGccgtgtgctgcagctccatcCCTAGCGACTGGCAGAACTTCTGGAATGAGCGGCCGGTGAACTGCGTACCGTTGTCGCAGACAAATGTTCGGGGAACACCGAATCGGCTCAATATCCGCTCTCTGAAGGCTCGTTCCAGATGTGTGGCGGTGGCTTTGCGAAGCGGCACTAGCTCCACCCACCTGGGCCGACGAAATCTGCGCAAAGGATGTGGAACGGCTCCTCGACCTGTCGAGTAAACATTTGACCTGCAGGTTTTTCTTGGCTCAGCTTATATCGCTGACAAGTGGGACAACGGCGAACGTACCGAGCCACCTCGCGGAACAATCCAGGCCAGTAATAGCGCTGGGCCACGCGAGTGCTGGTTTTCCGGACTCCTAGATGACCGGCAGTGGGGTAATCGTGGCACTCTTCGAGTACTCGCTGGCGATAGTCTGACCCTACGCACAGCTTCCAGGGCGTGTacacctcctcctccggccGGAGTCCAAGGCGGCGATATAGCTGGC includes:
- the LOC108085966 gene encoding uncharacterized protein, whose amino-acid sequence is MDGQDHPPTPAPAQQDTTWMYCAVDELLQALQGAGPSQPRPGGILAGPFRPRALPVDVTIDADNIEEANFGNHAGPRRPSTERMPPLAPLHTSPSGPRALSLEVAHHRGDDEEGVNTDDHAARPSSSRGVPPLVPLLAGLIGPRRAPLEVVPRDDDEEEAHQHDDAGPHPAPLRGMPLQAPLRAGHIGPQPPSPEVAFPNGNDEEEVPPDHRFGPLRVNLTPPQRREAPSGDPTPAVDAEDAWNQAVSLSDDWVNFDRLVEDTLGDLFNSPPHAEPPATGALGPLGARYDPVSDDESRDNRTPRRYDPTADGDDDSDATVLYDPTAEDSRDIRRRRTTPPHPSTRRTPSYMGEVEAALIECFGEIPEGLFDWGDTGNNTASTISADEDEASRDGSPSDASRPSSTGPADDGSASTISADEDETSQDSGWSNAPRSPPPCWTPPSTTHAGPSPLQSWAPATTSRSRPPSPSYEEIFGPGLYAGPHTTRCAAVTPSRDPRPRLPTIAELAAQEARRRAEDLSEELGIPQMAQSPADNTPAADKPRPADNPPPATPRRRARRRRAPWADSPL